The region TTTGCTTCATTGCAAGAATGCACCTTACGCAAAGCGTAAGGTGCATTCTTGTCTACGGCCGTCAGGCCGGCTGGATAAAAACCTCCATTACTCCACCGCAGACCATGCCGTCCGCCGCAGCCACATCGTTGAGCAAATTCACCTGGTACAACACCGGCCGGCCGTCGTCGAGCACCTGCAGCGCCTTAAGCCTGACCTCGGCCTCCGCGCAGCCGCCGCCGATCGTGCCGCTAACACGCCCATCGGCCGACACGACCATTTTCGTTCCCGCTTTCCGGGGCGTCGACCCCCGGGTTGTTATTATTGTTACCAAGGCGACCCGATCCCCGTTCGCCCGGGCTGTGGATAAGGCCCTCAGCACTTCGTCCATTCCTGCCCCTCCCCGGCAGCGAGTTTCAGCGGTCTTAGCGAACCACCGCGAAAGACGGCGATGATTTCGGCGACGATGCTTACGGCAATTTCCGCCGGAGTCGTCGCGCCGATATCGAGGCCGATCGGCGCCCGGAGACGCCCGAGATGGTCCGGGGAAAACCCTTCCTCCGCCAGCATGCTCAGTATGCCGGCAACACGGCTGCGGCTGCCGATCATGCCGATGTATTTCGCCCCTGACCCGATCGTTCCCCGCAGGCAGTCGAGATCGTAACGGTGCCCGCGGGTCACAATGATGACCGCCGTCTGGTCGTCGACGGCAACATCGCCGTCGGCTATCGCCGCGGCGAAATCCTTGCAGATAACCTTGTCGGCCCCGGGAAAGCGGGTTTTACCGGCAAATTCCGGCCGGTCGTCGATCACCGAAACCCGAAACCCGACATGGCGCAGGATATCCGCGAGCGCAACGCTGATGTGCCCGCCGCCGAAGACTACCGCGTTTGCCTCCCCGGCCCAGCAATCCCAAAACAACGTGAAGTCTCCCCCGTAATCGACCGCGAAGACTGTCGGCGCTCCAAACGCCCCGGTCTTTATGCGTTCGACCACGGCGGCGGTAAATTTTTCGTCGATCAGGCAGCCGTCCGCCGTACCGTCCGGCAACAGCGCCATCATCTGCCCGACTGCCGCGGCATGGGCCGCCGGAGCCCCGATTAAGGTGACCGTGTTAACACGCCCGCCCTGGTCGACTATCTGGCTGATTCTACGAAAAAGCTGCATTTTATATCCCCTTCGCTAAGCATCAACAAGGCTTCAAGCACTCCTCCCGCCACCGCCCGGGCCTTGTCGCTGATTGCCGAACAGTATTCCGGGTTGCCCCGCGGGTCGACGTCGCCGATCTTAAGCGCCGTTTTCACACGGCAGCCGTCGCGGATGAGCCCGCGCAACACGCCGCTTATCGCCGTCCGGACCGGGATCTCCGGCGGCGGCGCCTGATCGTCGCCGGCCTCCCTCACCCAGCCGACAATTTCGCCGGCGGCAACCGTATCGCCGATCCGCCGGCCAGAACGGAAAACGCCGCCGGCCGGCGCCCGCAGCAGGCGTTCGTGGGAGTAGCCGTTGACCGGGTCCGGCTCCCCGGTATCGGCCAGGGCAAAACCATCGACAATCACCCGGCCGAGATAGTGCCCCCGCTTGGTCTCGACAACCGCGTGGACATCCCGGCCGGCGCAATAGCCCGGCCCCAGCGCGATCACGAACTTAGCGTCCTTTATGCGCGTTCCCTGATTCTTCTTCGCCATCGAGGCGTCGACCAACACCGCCGGGCGCATTGCCTTAACCAGTGTCCCGGCCGGGTCGACCGTTACCGGGATTATCCCCTGACGCCGCAGGATGGCTATGTCACGTTCGTTCTCCGCCAGCGCCGCGGTCACGCCTTCGACCGCGACCCGGCCCTCATAGACGGCTTCGGCGAATGACACCGTCCGCCGCACTACCAACGGCTGCGCAAGCTCGGTCATCACCGGCACCCAGCCGGCGCGGTGCAGCCGGTGGGCAACACCGCTGGCCAGATCGCCGGCCCCTTTTATCAAAATCAACGGCTCTTTCATTGATCCACCACCTTTTCCCGGCTGCGGAAAACCGCGACAAGCTAGGCGCCCGCCGACAGGTAGCTTTCCTGGACGATCTTGTCCGCCTGCAGTTCGGCGGTGGAGCCTTTCAGAATGATGCCGCCCTTCTGGAGAACATAGCCGCGTTCCACGACCGCCAGCGCCTTCTGGGCGTTCTGCTCCACCAGCAGGATGGCGAGATTTTTTTCCCGCTTTATCCTGCCGATGACCTCGTATACCTCATTGACCAGCGCCGGCGCGAGCCCGAGCGACGGTTCATCCATCAGCATCACCTGCGGGTCGGCCAGCAGCGCCCGGCCGATGCCCAGCATCTTGCGCTCCCCGCCGCTCAGCGTGCCGGCTTTGCGGTGATAGCGCTCCCCGAGCCGGGGAAAAATGGCGAGCACCTCGGCCAGCCTGGCCTTGATTTTTTTCTTGTCGGCTTCGTAATAAGCGCCCATGAGCAGGTTATCGGCTACCGTCATCCTGGGAAACAGCCCCTCCCGCTCGGGAACGATAGCGATGCCGCTTTCGATGACCTTGTGGGACGGCAGCGTGTCGATCCGCCGGCCGTTGAAATGCACTTCCCCGCTCACCGGGCTGACCATGCTTATGATCGTCTTGAGCACGGTGGTCTTGCCGGCGCCGTTAGCTCCCAGCAGACAGACCGCCTCCCCCTTGCCGACATTGATGGTCACGTCCATCAGCATGGGAATCGTTCCGTAAACGGTACTGACGTTGCGAAGTTCCAGCATGATTAACCTCCCAGGTACGCCCGGCGGACTTGTTCGTTCTTGCACACTTCGCCGAAGCAGTCATCGGCGATCTTTCGTCCGGCGTTCAGTACGACGACCCTCTGACAGATGCTGGAGATTACCGCCATGTCGTGTTCGATGATGATCATACTGATCCGGTGATCTTGCTGCCTTATCCTACCGATGTCGCCGATTATTTGGCCCGTCTCCTCGGCGTTCAGCCCGGCGGTGGGCTCGTCGAGCAGCAGCAGGCGCGGCCGGCCGACGATGGCGCGGGCGATTTCGATGCGCCGCCGGTCGATGAGCGGAATGGCGGTGACCGGTTCGTACGCCCTGGCCACCAGCGCCGGGTTGAAATGGTGCAGGATTGCCAAACCGTCGTCGATGTCCCTCGCCATTTCCCGGCGGCAGCGGGCCGGCTGCAGTATCGCCTGCCACCACGTCGCCTTCTGGCGGCTGTAAAGGCCAAGCAGGATATTGTCCATGACGCTGAGATTCAGGCACAGCCGGTTGGTCTGAAAAGTCCGCGCGATGCCTTTTTGCCTGACGACATCGGGTCCGGCGCCGGTTATATCCCGCTGCTCAAAAACGATCTTCCCGCCGGTCGGCTTATAGATGCCGCTCACCAGATTGAGGAAAGTAGTCTTCCCCGAACCGTTGGGGCCGATCAAGCCGATCACTTCGTCGCCGATGGCAAAGTCTACCTCGTCGACGGCTTTCAGGCCGCCGAAGTTGATGGTTAACGCCTCGGTCTGCATCACGTTCATCGCGTCCCGGCCCCCCTTTCCTCCGCCGTCATGCAGGCTTGCCCGCCCGTCGCCTCGGCGGGCAGGTAGCCCCTGATCCTCTTCGGCAGCAGCCCCTGAGGCCGGGAAAGCAGGATGACGATCAATATCACGCTGTACATCAGCATCCGGTAGTCGGCGAAATCGCGGAGCTTCTCGTCGACGATGGTGAGCAGCAGGGCGCCCAGCACCACGCCGACCACATTGTCCATGCCGCCGAGCAGAACCATGCAGATGAACACCAGCGACTTGCTGAAATCAAAGTCCTCCACGCCGATAAAGCTGGTGTAGTGGCCGTAAAGCCCGCCCGCGATCCCCGCGAACGCCGCCCCCAGGGCGAACGCCACCAGTTTTGTGCTGGTCAGATCGATTCCCTGGGTTACCGCGACGATCTCGTCCTGCTCAATGGCGTTCCAGGCCAGGCCGACCCGGGAGTTGTACAAGCGCGAGGCTGCCGCCATCGCCAGGCCGAGCAGCAGGAATACAAGATAGAAGTAATTGGCCTGATACGGCAGGGAAAATCCCGGCAGCGCCAGCGAGTCGCGCAGCGAAGCCCCGCCAAGGGTGTAGGCCGGTATCCCGGGGACGCCGTTCGGCCCTCCCAGCCAGCTGGTATTGATAATCATTAGGGTGAAGATTATCTGCATGGCGATGGTGATAAGCGACAGATAATATCCCCGCGTCTTGAGAGCCGGAAATCCGAACACCACCCCCAGGGCCGCCGCCGCGACCGTGCCGGCCGCCGTCGCCAGCCACGGCGAAATTGCGAACTTCGTGGCCAGCAGCGCGGACGCATACGCGCCG is a window of Selenomonadales bacterium 4137-cl DNA encoding:
- a CDS encoding XdhC family protein, whose product is MDEVLRALSTARANGDRVALVTIITTRGSTPRKAGTKMVVSADGRVSGTIGGGCAEAEVRLKALQVLDDGRPVLYQVNLLNDVAAADGMVCGGVMEVFIQPA
- a CDS encoding ABC transporter ATP-binding protein; protein product: MLELRNVSTVYGTIPMLMDVTINVGKGEAVCLLGANGAGKTTVLKTIISMVSPVSGEVHFNGRRIDTLPSHKVIESGIAIVPEREGLFPRMTVADNLLMGAYYEADKKKIKARLAEVLAIFPRLGERYHRKAGTLSGGERKMLGIGRALLADPQVMLMDEPSLGLAPALVNEVYEVIGRIKREKNLAILLVEQNAQKALAVVERGYVLQKGGIILKGSTAELQADKIVQESYLSAGA
- a CDS encoding branched-chain amino acid ABC transporter permease; its protein translation is MPNTALFTRQRLLAWGVSLLGCALLFTALVGSLAVALAVLVVALSLIVLGERRCQMETVYAAMNEHRRSSLAVVILFVVLLPFLFSGNSYLLHVLVMGGIHSIVALGLNFQVGSTGMVNFATAAFFGTGAYASALLATKFAISPWLATAAGTVAAAALGVVFGFPALKTRGYYLSLITIAMQIIFTLMIINTSWLGGPNGVPGIPAYTLGGASLRDSLALPGFSLPYQANYFYLVFLLLGLAMAAASRLYNSRVGLAWNAIEQDEIVAVTQGIDLTSTKLVAFALGAAFAGIAGGLYGHYTSFIGVEDFDFSKSLVFICMVLLGGMDNVVGVVLGALLLTIVDEKLRDFADYRMLMYSVILIVILLSRPQGLLPKRIRGYLPAEATGGQACMTAEERGAGTR
- a CDS encoding ABC transporter ATP-binding protein, encoding MNVMQTEALTINFGGLKAVDEVDFAIGDEVIGLIGPNGSGKTTFLNLVSGIYKPTGGKIVFEQRDITGAGPDVVRQKGIARTFQTNRLCLNLSVMDNILLGLYSRQKATWWQAILQPARCRREMARDIDDGLAILHHFNPALVARAYEPVTAIPLIDRRRIEIARAIVGRPRLLLLDEPTAGLNAEETGQIIGDIGRIRQQDHRISMIIIEHDMAVISSICQRVVVLNAGRKIADDCFGEVCKNEQVRRAYLGG
- the yqeB gene encoding selenium-dependent molybdenum cofactor biosynthesis protein YqeB, with product MKEPLILIKGAGDLASGVAHRLHRAGWVPVMTELAQPLVVRRTVSFAEAVYEGRVAVEGVTAALAENERDIAILRRQGIIPVTVDPAGTLVKAMRPAVLVDASMAKKNQGTRIKDAKFVIALGPGYCAGRDVHAVVETKRGHYLGRVIVDGFALADTGEPDPVNGYSHERLLRAPAGGVFRSGRRIGDTVAAGEIVGWVREAGDDQAPPPEIPVRTAISGVLRGLIRDGCRVKTALKIGDVDPRGNPEYCSAISDKARAVAGGVLEALLMLSEGDIKCSFFVESAR
- a CDS encoding XdhC family protein; the encoded protein is MQLFRRISQIVDQGGRVNTVTLIGAPAAHAAAVGQMMALLPDGTADGCLIDEKFTAAVVERIKTGAFGAPTVFAVDYGGDFTLFWDCWAGEANAVVFGGGHISVALADILRHVGFRVSVIDDRPEFAGKTRFPGADKVICKDFAAAIADGDVAVDDQTAVIIVTRGHRYDLDCLRGTIGSGAKYIGMIGSRSRVAGILSMLAEEGFSPDHLGRLRAPIGLDIGATTPAEIAVSIVAEIIAVFRGGSLRPLKLAAGEGQEWTKC